From a single Flavobacterium sp. genomic region:
- a CDS encoding RNA methyltransferase, which yields MRKLANAELERKNINEFKEAQKTPIIVILDDIRSLHNIGSVFRTSDAFLIEKIYLCGITATPPNKEIHKTALGATETVNWEYAKDVLEVVHQLKQENVKVYSVEQTENAIMLDNFQPETNTKYVLIFGNEVKGVSQEAINLSDGVIEIPQLGSKHSLNISVSAGIVIWDLFQKLK from the coding sequence ATGAGAAAATTAGCCAACGCAGAATTAGAACGTAAAAACATCAACGAGTTTAAGGAAGCTCAAAAAACACCAATTATTGTCATCTTAGACGATATTAGAAGTTTGCACAATATTGGCTCGGTTTTTAGAACTTCGGATGCTTTTTTGATTGAAAAGATTTACTTATGTGGTATTACGGCTACTCCGCCCAATAAAGAAATTCATAAAACGGCTCTTGGCGCTACGGAAACTGTGAATTGGGAATATGCTAAAGACGTTTTAGAAGTGGTGCATCAATTGAAACAAGAAAATGTAAAAGTGTATTCTGTGGAACAAACTGAAAATGCCATTATGTTGGATAATTTTCAACCAGAAACCAATACAAAATATGTCTTAATTTTTGGAAACGAAGTAAAAGGTGTTTCGCAAGAGGCTATTAATTTAAGCGATGGTGTGATTGAAATCCCGCAATTGGGAAGCAAACATTCGTTGAATATTTCGGTTAGTGCTGGAATTGTAATTTGGGATTTGTTTCAGAAGTTGAAATAA
- the folK gene encoding 2-amino-4-hydroxy-6-hydroxymethyldihydropteridine diphosphokinase, which translates to MSQHQVILSLGSNQGNRLATIQSCIDLIHNEVATVVKVSKIYETPAWGFESEPFFNAAILIHTSKSAQKVLKQVLKVEKKLGRVRSKDSGYQARIIDVDIIAFDEEIISTETLQVPHPLLQNRKFVLQPMLDLGLNWEHPTLKKTIAQLLLQTEDNSEIKAVHSIVSPIEKLALQQFNYIAVEGNIGAGKTTLSTKLAEDCNAKLVLERFADNPFLPKFYKDQSRYAFPLEMSFLADRYQQLSDDLAQFDLFKDFVVADYHIFKSLIFAKVTLQEDEFRLYKTMFDIIHKEMPKPDLYVYLYQNTDRLLENIKKRGRSYEQEIPADYLEKINQGYLDYIKTQTDLNVLIIDVSDLDFVKKQEDYVFLFNEINRKIALARG; encoded by the coding sequence ATGAGTCAGCATCAAGTAATTTTATCTTTAGGAAGCAATCAAGGCAATCGATTAGCAACGATTCAGTCTTGTATTGATTTGATTCATAATGAAGTAGCAACAGTTGTAAAGGTTTCTAAAATTTATGAAACACCTGCTTGGGGTTTTGAAAGTGAGCCTTTTTTTAATGCTGCTATTCTAATTCATACCTCAAAATCGGCGCAAAAAGTTCTCAAACAAGTTTTGAAAGTCGAAAAAAAGTTAGGCAGAGTACGTTCTAAAGATTCAGGTTATCAAGCTCGAATTATTGATGTAGATATCATTGCTTTTGACGAAGAAATTATTTCTACAGAAACCTTGCAAGTTCCACATCCGTTACTTCAAAATAGAAAATTTGTTTTGCAACCCATGTTGGATTTAGGTTTGAATTGGGAACATCCAACGTTGAAAAAAACTATTGCTCAATTATTGCTTCAAACTGAAGATAATAGTGAAATTAAAGCTGTTCATTCCATAGTTTCGCCCATTGAAAAATTAGCATTACAACAATTCAATTACATAGCTGTTGAAGGAAATATTGGAGCAGGAAAAACTACTTTGTCAACCAAATTAGCTGAAGATTGCAATGCCAAATTAGTATTAGAACGTTTTGCTGATAATCCGTTTTTGCCAAAATTTTACAAAGACCAAAGTCGCTATGCGTTTCCTTTAGAAATGTCGTTTTTAGCCGATAGATACCAACAATTATCAGATGATTTAGCGCAATTTGACTTATTTAAAGATTTTGTAGTGGCTGATTATCACATTTTTAAATCGCTGATTTTTGCTAAAGTAACGCTTCAAGAAGATGAATTTCGTTTGTACAAAACTATGTTTGACATCATCCACAAAGAAATGCCAAAACCTGATTTGTATGTGTATTTGTATCAAAATACGGATCGCCTTTTGGAAAACATCAAAAAGCGTGGCAGAAGTTACGAACAAGAAATTCCAGCCGATTATTTAGAAAAAATTAATCAAGGTTATCTAGATTACATCAAAACGCAAACCGATTTGAATGTTTTGATTATCGATGTTTCGGATTTGGATTTTGTCAAAAAACAAGAGGATTATGTGTTTTTGTTTAATGAAATTAATAGAAAAATAGCATTAGCACGCGGATAA
- the sppA gene encoding signal peptide peptidase SppA, whose protein sequence is MKFLGNVLATIVGIFIFCMIFFFGIIIIGAIAGGDEDTVSVKKNSVIELDLSKVTLDYAGKTNYKDFGYFEAEHDGVTDILNAIEAAKTDDKIRGISILNNQSQLGLAQSKAVRDKLEEFKKSGKFVYAYANFFTQGEYYLNSVADQVYLNPMGEVDFKGLSAEILYMKDLQEKTGVKMEVIRHGKYKSAVEPFLTQEMSPENREQMTVLLNSVWSTIVSDIAKSRKLTVVQLNAIANSLGARTPELALANKLVDKVAYEDEYHDAIRAKLKLDKKEKYDFVSITDYAKKAASTVEDYSKNDIIAVIYAQGEITGGEGDVNIIGEGSINRSLKEAREDDDVKAIVLRVDSPGGNALTSELIWREIEITKKVKPVVVSMGNYAASGGYYIAANADRIFAEPNTITGSIGVFGMLPNMNQLGKNIGINAEQVKTHDNASGYSVFEPIDKNFKGYVLESIERIYATFLKRVADGRKMTTTQVDAIGQGRVWTGVDAHKLGLVDEIGGLDAAIKYAAKLGKTSSYRTENYPEYEKSFDDLLANFTGMAMFKTKEQLLKEQLGEEGFQMLEQIKRVKSRKGIQAMMPYEIEIH, encoded by the coding sequence ATGAAATTTTTAGGAAATGTATTAGCTACAATTGTAGGTATATTTATTTTTTGTATGATTTTTTTCTTCGGAATTATAATCATTGGTGCCATTGCGGGTGGCGATGAAGACACGGTTAGTGTAAAAAAGAATTCAGTAATTGAATTAGACTTATCCAAAGTAACTTTAGATTATGCTGGAAAAACAAATTACAAAGACTTTGGTTATTTTGAAGCAGAACATGATGGAGTTACCGATATTTTAAATGCAATTGAAGCTGCTAAAACCGATGACAAAATTAGAGGCATTTCTATCTTAAATAACCAATCACAACTTGGCTTAGCCCAAAGTAAAGCTGTTCGTGACAAACTAGAAGAATTTAAAAAGTCAGGGAAATTCGTTTATGCGTATGCAAATTTTTTCACACAAGGCGAATATTATTTGAATTCGGTTGCCGATCAAGTTTATTTGAACCCTATGGGGGAAGTCGACTTTAAAGGTTTATCTGCTGAAATTTTATACATGAAAGACTTGCAAGAGAAAACAGGTGTAAAAATGGAAGTAATTCGTCATGGAAAATACAAAAGCGCGGTTGAACCATTCTTAACACAAGAAATGAGTCCTGAAAATCGTGAACAAATGACTGTTTTATTGAATTCTGTTTGGAGTACTATTGTTTCTGATATTGCAAAGAGTAGAAAATTAACTGTGGTTCAATTAAATGCTATTGCCAATTCATTAGGAGCAAGAACACCTGAATTAGCATTGGCTAATAAATTAGTTGATAAAGTAGCTTATGAAGATGAATATCATGATGCCATTAGAGCAAAATTAAAGTTAGATAAAAAAGAAAAATACGACTTTGTAAGCATCACAGATTATGCAAAAAAGGCAGCATCAACTGTTGAAGATTATTCTAAAAATGACATTATTGCTGTGATTTATGCACAAGGCGAAATTACAGGAGGAGAAGGAGATGTAAATATAATTGGTGAAGGTTCAATCAATCGTTCATTGAAAGAAGCTCGTGAGGATGATGATGTAAAAGCAATTGTATTGAGAGTAGATAGTCCAGGTGGAAATGCATTAACTTCTGAATTGATTTGGAGAGAAATCGAAATTACTAAAAAAGTAAAACCAGTGGTGGTGTCAATGGGAAATTATGCGGCTTCTGGTGGTTATTATATTGCTGCTAATGCGGATCGAATTTTTGCAGAACCTAACACAATTACTGGATCAATTGGCGTTTTTGGGATGTTACCCAACATGAACCAATTAGGTAAAAATATTGGAATCAATGCTGAGCAAGTAAAAACACATGATAATGCAAGTGGATACAGTGTTTTTGAACCTATAGACAAAAATTTTAAAGGTTATGTTTTAGAAAGTATCGAAAGAATATATGCTACTTTCTTAAAACGTGTAGCCGATGGACGAAAAATGACAACTACGCAAGTAGATGCTATTGGTCAAGGGAGAGTTTGGACCGGAGTTGACGCTCACAAACTTGGATTGGTAGACGAAATAGGTGGTTTAGATGCAGCGATTAAATATGCCGCTAAATTAGGAAAAACGTCTTCGTACAGAACTGAAAACTATCCAGAATACGAAAAAAGCTTTGATGATTTGTTAGCTAATTTCACTGGAATGGCGATGTTTAAAACCAAAGAACAATTGTTAAAAGAACAATTAGGAGAAGAAGGATTCCAAATGTTAGAACAAATCAAACGAGTGAAAAGCAGAAAAGGTATTCAAGCAATGATGCCTTATGAAATTGAGATTCATTAA
- a CDS encoding AsmA-like C-terminal region-containing protein, with translation MLKKVLKGLGIFLLVTIIALAAAPFLFKDKIKEMIAKTLNENVNANIAFEDVDLSLFKSFPKANVTIDKLSIITNAPFEKDTLLYAGETNVTMSIKELFKGEGEAMNLESFSIVNGIVNIIFNKDGIGNFDIALKEETEKKPSDSKPFAMNIQDYEVENLKFTYLDEGSKMKMVLDSIYHEGTGNFAAQKLDLETKTTAKLSFDMDKINYINNVAISLDAILGIDLEKSKYEFKDNKALINQLPIEFNGFIQMVEAGQTYDLTFKTPTSDFKNFLGLIPAAYSGDINKVKTTGQFSVDGKVKGNLTETTIPTFDVKIASNNASFQYPDLPKSVKNIVIDTHIVNETGLMNDTYVNLHNLSFAIDQDVFNAKATVKNIAENALIDAELKGTINLANVTKAYPVKLDKPLTGILKADVKTKFDMQSVEKSQYQNIQNSGTISLTGFNYEGPEMAKPFKINQASVAFNPNQIRLNQFDAKTRTSDIQVNGTLDNFYGFMFKNQILKGKFNMNSTKLVVSDFMAPTTTTTDEGKKTTEAVKIPSFLDCSITAKAKTVVYDNLNLKDVSGNMVIRDEALSLNNLKMSVFGGNIGLTGTVSTKGKTPTFNMNLGLDKVNIAESFTQLDMLKSIAPIAGVINGKLNSTIKLSGDLQNDMTPNLKSISGDLFGQLLSTTVNEKNSAMLTALSSNLKFIDMSKVNLNDVKAALSFKDGKVNVKPFDIKYQDIVVNIGGTNGFDQTMNYDLKFDVPVKYLGKDVNNLIAKLTPANQKQITSIPVNGLMTGNFSQPKFSTDLKQSTTNLTTQLVKMQKDKLVNQGTSALGNLINGTKANTSGTSTATDTTKPKTTPKEEIKTKATDAIKGLFGGKKKKE, from the coding sequence ATGTTAAAGAAAGTTTTAAAAGGACTTGGGATTTTTCTATTGGTAACCATCATTGCCTTAGCTGCAGCCCCTTTTTTGTTTAAAGACAAAATCAAGGAAATGATTGCTAAAACCCTAAATGAAAATGTAAATGCGAACATTGCGTTTGAAGATGTAGATTTAAGTTTATTCAAGAGTTTTCCAAAAGCGAACGTTACCATTGACAAACTTAGCATTATAACAAACGCCCCTTTTGAAAAAGATACGCTTTTATATGCTGGAGAAACCAACGTAACCATGAGCATCAAAGAGCTTTTTAAAGGCGAAGGAGAAGCTATGAATCTAGAGAGTTTTAGTATAGTGAACGGCATCGTAAACATCATTTTTAACAAAGATGGTATTGGGAATTTTGACATCGCTTTAAAAGAAGAAACTGAAAAAAAACCTTCTGATAGCAAACCTTTTGCTATGAATATTCAGGATTACGAAGTAGAAAACTTAAAATTTACTTACCTTGATGAAGGTTCCAAAATGAAAATGGTTTTAGACAGTATTTATCATGAAGGAACAGGAAATTTTGCCGCTCAAAAATTAGATTTAGAAACTAAAACTACTGCAAAACTATCTTTTGATATGGACAAAATAAACTACATAAACAACGTAGCCATTTCATTAGATGCCATTTTAGGGATTGATTTAGAGAAAAGCAAATATGAATTCAAAGACAACAAAGCGTTGATTAATCAATTGCCCATAGAATTTAATGGTTTTATTCAAATGGTGGAAGCAGGTCAAACCTATGATTTAACATTCAAAACACCAACTTCTGATTTTAAAAACTTCTTGGGATTAATTCCAGCGGCATATTCGGGCGATATCAATAAAGTGAAAACAACAGGACAATTTTCGGTAGATGGAAAAGTAAAAGGAAATTTAACCGAAACAACCATTCCTACTTTTGATGTAAAGATTGCTTCAAACAATGCTTCTTTCCAATACCCAGATTTACCAAAATCAGTTAAAAACATTGTAATTGACACACACATAGTCAACGAAACAGGTTTAATGAACGACACGTATGTAAACTTACATAATTTATCATTTGCAATTGACCAAGATGTTTTTAATGCCAAAGCAACGGTTAAAAACATTGCAGAAAATGCACTTATTGATGCCGAATTAAAAGGAACTATTAATTTAGCAAATGTTACCAAAGCGTATCCTGTAAAATTAGACAAACCATTAACTGGAATTCTAAAAGCCGATGTAAAAACGAAATTCGACATGCAATCGGTAGAAAAAAGTCAATATCAAAATATACAAAATTCTGGAACAATTAGTTTGACTGGATTCAATTACGAAGGTCCAGAAATGGCGAAACCGTTCAAAATCAATCAAGCTTCGGTTGCCTTTAATCCGAACCAAATTCGCTTGAATCAATTTGATGCCAAAACAAGAACATCTGATATTCAAGTAAATGGAACGTTGGACAATTTTTATGGCTTTATGTTTAAAAACCAAATCTTGAAAGGAAAATTCAACATGAATTCGACCAAATTAGTAGTTTCAGATTTCATGGCACCAACCACTACTACAACTGATGAGGGAAAGAAAACAACCGAAGCAGTTAAAATCCCTTCATTCTTAGATTGTAGTATTACAGCAAAAGCAAAAACAGTTGTTTATGATAATTTGAATTTAAAAGATGTTTCTGGAAACATGGTTATTAGAGATGAAGCCTTAAGCTTAAACAATTTAAAAATGAGTGTTTTTGGCGGAAATATAGGTTTAACAGGAACCGTTTCAACCAAAGGAAAAACACCTACTTTCAACATGAATTTAGGTTTAGATAAAGTTAATATTGCCGAATCGTTCACACAGTTAGATATGCTGAAATCAATTGCACCAATTGCTGGTGTTATTAATGGAAAATTAAATTCGACCATTAAACTATCAGGCGATTTACAAAACGATATGACACCCAATTTAAAATCCATTTCTGGTGATTTATTTGGTCAATTATTATCAACTACCGTAAATGAAAAAAATTCAGCTATGTTAACGGCTTTAAGCTCTAACTTAAAATTCATAGACATGAGTAAAGTTAATTTAAACGATGTAAAAGCCGCTTTATCTTTCAAAGATGGAAAAGTAAACGTAAAACCATTCGACATTAAATACCAAGACATTGTTGTAAATATAGGTGGTACAAATGGTTTTGATCAAACTATGAATTACGATTTGAAATTTGATGTTCCTGTTAAATATTTAGGTAAGGATGTAAACAATTTAATTGCTAAATTAACACCAGCCAACCAAAAACAAATAACGAGTATTCCAGTAAATGGTTTAATGACAGGGAATTTTTCTCAGCCTAAATTTAGCACCGATTTAAAACAATCTACTACAAATTTAACTACACAATTAGTTAAAATGCAAAAAGACAAATTAGTGAATCAAGGAACAAGTGCCTTAGGTAATTTAATTAATGGCACAAAAGCAAATACATCTGGAACCTCAACTGCGACAGATACTACAAAACCTAAAACCACTCCAAAAGAGGAAATTAAAACCAAAGCAACCGATGCTATAAAAGGCTTGTTTGGAGGAAAAAAGAAAAAAGAATAA
- a CDS encoding DUF2797 domain-containing protein, with translation MIYHGTLTKMQTELGKPIQYYLVFENSFLNLNQLLGKTFEIEFQGYQCLNCGKAKKIFRQGFCYDCFMSSPAVGDWIMKPELSTAHLEIEDRDLAYEKRVQLQPHVVYLALSSEVKVGVTRKTQVPTRWIDQGAVQAIPIVEVPNRYLAGITEVALKNHFADKTNWQKMLKNEYLEMDLIAERNKVFDWLPTEVKDYFPTEEKIIQLDFPVLHYPKKVTSLNLDKTPNFSGTLTGIKGQYLLFEDGTVFNIRTYEGYVVKMSL, from the coding sequence ATGATCTACCATGGCACACTAACCAAAATGCAAACCGAATTAGGGAAACCTATTCAGTATTATTTGGTTTTTGAAAATAGTTTTTTAAACCTCAATCAGCTTTTGGGTAAAACATTTGAAATTGAATTCCAAGGCTACCAATGTCTGAATTGCGGTAAAGCAAAGAAAATCTTTCGTCAAGGCTTTTGTTACGATTGTTTTATGAGCAGCCCAGCCGTAGGCGATTGGATTATGAAACCCGAATTAAGCACCGCTCATTTAGAGATTGAAGATAGAGATTTAGCGTATGAAAAACGCGTGCAATTGCAACCTCATGTGGTGTATTTAGCGCTATCGAGTGAAGTAAAAGTAGGCGTGACCCGAAAAACGCAAGTGCCCACAAGATGGATTGATCAAGGTGCTGTGCAAGCTATTCCAATTGTAGAAGTTCCAAATAGATATTTAGCAGGAATTACAGAAGTGGCGTTAAAAAACCATTTTGCTGATAAAACCAATTGGCAAAAAATGCTAAAAAACGAATATCTAGAGATGGATTTAATTGCTGAACGAAATAAAGTTTTCGATTGGTTACCAACAGAAGTAAAAGACTATTTCCCAACCGAAGAAAAAATAATTCAACTTGATTTTCCAGTTTTACACTATCCAAAAAAAGTCACGAGTTTAAATTTAGATAAAACACCCAATTTTTCAGGAACCCTAACCGGAATCAAAGGCCAATATTTACTTTTTGAAGATGGCACTGTTTTTAATATAAGAACCTATGAAGGTTATGTGGTGAAGATGAGTTTATAA
- a CDS encoding GH3 auxin-responsive promoter family protein, translated as MPLQIINSFATWILKKRIHQMELFLKYPHEVQDELLFSLIKSAENTQIGRKYDFSSMKNYTTFSERIPVSTYEELEPLIELTRKGEQNVFWNSNIKWFAKSSGTTNAKSKFIPVSSEALENCHYKASKDLLCLFLNNNEDSQLFTGKSLRLGGSKQLYEDNNTFFGDLSAILIDNMPIWAEFSSTPSSKISLMGDWETKLPAIINETMNENVTSLAGVPSWMMVLLQKTLETTGKSNLLELWPNAEVYFHGGVSFEPYKEQYKKLFPKDSFKYYEIYNASEGFFAIQDQNDSDELLLMLDYGIFYEFIPMDTFGTLNQRVIRLNQVELHKNYALVITTNSGLWRYLIGDTIRFTSLSPYRIKVTGRTKHHINVFGEELMVENTDAAVAKTCKEFNCEIVDYTVAPIFMTNQQKGAHEWIIEFKTKPNSIENFRKALDENLQSVNSDYEAKRYNNMTLNPLVLNIARENLFYDWLKQEDKLGGQHKVPRLSNERTYLENLLKLQL; from the coding sequence ATGCCATTACAAATTATAAATTCTTTTGCTACTTGGATTTTAAAAAAACGAATTCATCAAATGGAATTGTTTTTAAAATATCCGCATGAAGTACAAGATGAGTTGCTTTTTAGCCTAATCAAATCAGCCGAAAACACTCAAATTGGTAGAAAATATGATTTTTCTTCGATGAAAAACTACACGACATTTAGTGAAAGAATTCCTGTTTCAACCTATGAAGAGTTAGAACCTTTAATTGAACTCACGCGAAAAGGAGAACAAAATGTATTTTGGAATTCTAACATTAAATGGTTTGCAAAATCGAGTGGCACTACCAATGCTAAAAGTAAATTTATCCCCGTAAGTTCAGAAGCCTTAGAAAATTGTCATTATAAGGCTAGTAAAGATTTATTATGTTTATTTTTAAATAACAATGAAGATTCTCAATTGTTTACAGGAAAAAGTTTGCGCCTAGGTGGAAGCAAGCAATTGTATGAAGACAACAATACTTTTTTTGGTGATTTATCAGCTATTTTGATTGACAACATGCCTATTTGGGCAGAATTTAGCTCCACACCCAGCAGTAAAATATCGTTGATGGGCGATTGGGAAACCAAACTTCCAGCTATCATCAATGAAACAATGAATGAAAATGTTACTAGCTTGGCTGGAGTACCTAGCTGGATGATGGTCTTGTTACAAAAAACATTAGAAACTACAGGAAAATCAAACCTATTGGAACTGTGGCCAAATGCTGAAGTGTATTTTCATGGCGGTGTGAGTTTTGAACCCTATAAAGAACAATACAAAAAGTTATTTCCAAAAGATAGTTTTAAATACTACGAAATCTACAATGCTTCAGAAGGCTTTTTTGCAATTCAAGACCAAAACGATAGCGATGAGTTACTATTGATGCTAGATTATGGTATTTTTTACGAATTTATACCCATGGATACTTTTGGTACACTGAACCAAAGGGTTATTCGACTGAATCAAGTAGAATTGCATAAAAATTATGCTTTAGTTATTACGACTAATTCGGGCTTATGGCGCTATTTAATTGGCGACACTATTCGTTTTACTTCTTTAAGCCCTTATCGAATTAAAGTTACAGGAAGAACGAAGCACCATATTAATGTATTTGGAGAAGAATTAATGGTAGAAAACACGGATGCAGCCGTTGCAAAAACCTGTAAAGAATTCAACTGTGAAATTGTCGACTATACGGTTGCACCCATTTTTATGACCAATCAACAAAAAGGGGCTCATGAATGGATTATTGAATTTAAAACCAAACCCAATTCTATTGAAAATTTCCGAAAAGCCTTAGACGAAAACTTGCAAAGTGTTAATTCAGATTATGAAGCTAAACGCTACAACAATATGACCTTAAATCCGTTAGTGTTAAATATAGCCAGAGAAAATTTGTTTTATGATTGGCTAAAACAAGAAGATAAATTAGGCGGCCAACACAAAGTACCCAGATTATCAAACGAACGAACGTATTTAGAAAATTTATTAAAATTACAATTATAA
- a CDS encoding adenine-specific methyltransferase EcoRI family protein, with product MAKQSSNTNLHKAKNNKKDEFYTQLSDIENELRHYKEHFKNKVVYCNCDDPRVSNFFHYFSYNFEHLGLKKLIATCYKNQDADLFSTNVSDKAVYLEYTGDKNGNSIPDAHEIGVKDLQGDGDFRSQESIELLKQADIVVTNPPFSLFREYVTQLIDFEKKFIIVGSYNAITYKEIFKIIKENKMWLGYGFSGGNAYFKTPYSNDNFVEGVYNINTGLVKFRNVTWYTNLDIEKRNVDLILHKKYTPEEYPSYDNYDAINVDKTKDIPVDYVGNIGVPITFLDKYNPNQFEIVKFRKGDDDKDLVINGKSPYFRIIIKNKKL from the coding sequence ATGGCAAAGCAATCTTCCAACACCAATCTTCACAAAGCCAAAAACAATAAGAAAGACGAGTTTTACACCCAACTTTCGGATATAGAAAACGAATTACGGCACTACAAAGAACACTTTAAAAACAAAGTAGTTTATTGTAATTGTGATGACCCTAGAGTGAGCAACTTTTTTCATTATTTCTCTTATAATTTTGAGCATTTAGGACTTAAAAAATTGATAGCCACTTGCTATAAAAACCAAGATGCCGATTTGTTTAGTACTAATGTATCCGATAAAGCAGTTTATCTTGAATATACGGGCGACAAGAATGGGAATAGTATTCCTGATGCTCATGAAATTGGAGTAAAAGACTTACAAGGTGATGGCGATTTTAGAAGCCAAGAAAGTATTGAACTCTTGAAACAAGCCGATATTGTGGTCACCAATCCACCTTTTTCTTTGTTTCGAGAATATGTGACTCAATTAATTGATTTTGAAAAGAAATTTATAATTGTTGGTAGTTATAATGCAATTACCTACAAAGAAATTTTCAAAATAATTAAAGAAAATAAAATGTGGTTAGGTTATGGGTTTAGCGGCGGGAATGCATATTTTAAAACCCCATATTCAAATGATAATTTTGTTGAAGGAGTTTATAATATAAATACAGGTCTAGTGAAATTTCGAAATGTAACGTGGTACACTAATTTAGATATTGAAAAACGTAATGTTGATTTAATACTCCATAAGAAATATACACCTGAAGAATATCCAAGCTACGATAACTATGACGCTATTAATGTGGATAAAACCAAAGATATCCCTGTTGATTATGTTGGAAACATTGGAGTGCCAATTACATTTTTAGATAAGTATAATCCGAATCAATTTGAAATTGTAAAATTCAGAAAAGGTGACGATGATAAGGATTTAGTAATAAATGGAAAGTCACCCTATTTTAGAATAATTATCAAAAACAAAAAACTATGA
- a CDS encoding DUF262 domain-containing protein — protein MNIELKEISVRELTNGYKDNNDDGVVGYGGKLDIRPPYQREFVYDVKERNAVINTLQKNFPLNVMYWAVRDDSTSAVQELEVIDGQQRTISICQYVNGDYSIDGLAFHNLPKDKQEQILNYKLMVYFCSGTDSEKLDWFETINIAGKVLTEQELRNAVYSGSWVSDAKRYFSKNSRPKIGDEYLNGSANRQEYLEKAID, from the coding sequence ATGAACATAGAACTCAAAGAAATATCGGTTAGAGAATTAACCAACGGTTACAAAGACAATAACGATGATGGTGTGGTGGGTTATGGTGGAAAACTTGATATTCGTCCGCCTTACCAAAGAGAATTTGTATATGATGTAAAAGAACGCAATGCGGTTATTAATACGTTGCAAAAGAATTTTCCGTTGAATGTAATGTATTGGGCAGTAAGAGATGATTCGACAAGCGCAGTACAAGAATTAGAAGTGATTGATGGACAGCAACGCACTATTTCTATTTGCCAATATGTGAATGGTGATTATTCTATTGATGGCTTAGCATTTCATAACTTACCAAAAGACAAGCAAGAACAGATTTTGAATTACAAATTAATGGTTTATTTCTGTTCGGGTACCGATAGCGAAAAATTGGATTGGTTTGAAACCATCAACATTGCTGGAAAAGTATTAACAGAACAAGAATTGCGCAATGCAGTCTATTCGGGTTCTTGGGTATCAGATGCCAAACGGTATTTTTCGAAAAATTCTCGTCCAAAAATTGGCGATGAATACTTGAACGGCTCGGCAAATCGCCAAGAATATTTAGAAAAAGCAATTGATTGA
- a CDS encoding HNH endonuclease signature motif containing protein has translation MSKNQFESNANELWLYFQSVINWVKVTFPKYRKEMKGIEWGVLYNEFKNEKLNAKILEEEITYLMLDEDVSNKKGIYYFVLNRKERHLSIRAFSEKQKREAFERQKGICVKCGEKFELNEMEADHITPWHEGGKTAADNCQMLCKHDNRIKSGK, from the coding sequence ATGTCTAAAAATCAGTTTGAATCCAATGCTAATGAACTATGGTTGTATTTTCAATCGGTGATTAATTGGGTCAAAGTTACGTTTCCAAAATACCGCAAAGAAATGAAAGGGATTGAATGGGGCGTTTTATATAATGAATTTAAAAATGAAAAATTAAACGCTAAAATATTAGAAGAAGAAATCACATATTTAATGTTAGATGAAGATGTTTCTAATAAAAAAGGAATTTATTACTTTGTCTTAAACCGAAAAGAAAGACATTTAAGCATTCGTGCTTTTTCGGAAAAACAAAAACGAGAAGCTTTTGAGCGTCAAAAAGGAATTTGTGTGAAATGTGGCGAAAAATTTGAACTGAATGAAATGGAAGCCGACCACATAACTCCATGGCACGAAGGCGGAAAAACGGCTGCTGATAATTGTCAAATGTTGTGTAAACACGATAATAGAATAAAGTCTGGAAAATAA